The following coding sequences lie in one Myxococcus xanthus genomic window:
- a CDS encoding aminoglycoside phosphotransferase family protein — translation MELEAALRDQVGQAIGRPVPNAPITKLKGEASSRSYYRVGAPPESWVVMVMPPDSTKKSDEATKGEPPKELPFVNVHRYLEKLGVRVPGILRYDEPAGMMVIEDLSDITFESALEGGKHHEALYSRAVDLLARLRAAAEKAEDPDCLAFTRAFDEDLYDWELHHFREWGLEAWSGKTPTDAERAELDATFRDIARQLAAAPRGFTHRDYQSRNIMVKEGELVVIDFQDALQGPRQYDLVALLRDSYVELDRDFVDAMLDRYIATFQEVSGERIDAASFKAFFDLLTIQRKLKDAGRFEFIHRVKGNPGFLVSIPASLRYVREGFARRPELRKLQDLVAKYVPELAA, via the coding sequence ATGGAACTCGAGGCCGCCCTGCGCGACCAGGTGGGACAGGCCATTGGCCGTCCCGTTCCCAACGCCCCCATCACGAAGCTGAAGGGCGAGGCGAGCAGCCGCTCGTACTACCGCGTTGGCGCGCCGCCCGAGAGCTGGGTGGTGATGGTGATGCCGCCCGACTCGACGAAGAAGAGCGACGAGGCCACCAAGGGCGAGCCGCCCAAGGAGCTGCCCTTCGTCAACGTGCACCGCTACCTGGAGAAGCTGGGTGTGCGCGTGCCAGGCATCCTCCGCTACGACGAGCCGGCGGGGATGATGGTGATTGAAGATTTAAGTGACATCACCTTCGAGTCCGCGCTGGAGGGCGGCAAGCACCACGAGGCGCTCTACAGCCGCGCCGTGGACCTGCTGGCGCGCCTGCGCGCGGCGGCGGAGAAGGCGGAGGACCCGGACTGCCTGGCCTTCACCCGCGCCTTCGACGAGGACCTCTACGACTGGGAGCTGCACCACTTCCGTGAGTGGGGCCTGGAGGCGTGGAGTGGCAAGACGCCCACCGACGCCGAGCGCGCCGAACTGGACGCCACCTTCCGCGACATCGCCCGGCAGCTGGCCGCCGCGCCTCGTGGCTTCACCCACCGCGACTACCAGAGCCGCAACATCATGGTGAAGGAGGGCGAGCTGGTCGTCATCGACTTCCAGGACGCGCTCCAGGGCCCGCGCCAGTACGACCTGGTGGCGCTCTTGCGCGACAGCTACGTGGAGCTGGACCGCGACTTCGTGGACGCGATGCTGGACCGCTACATCGCCACCTTCCAGGAGGTGAGCGGCGAGCGCATCGACGCGGCGTCCTTCAAGGCCTTCTTCGACTTGCTCACCATCCAGCGCAAGCTGAAGGACGCGGGCCGCTTCGAGTTCATCCACCGCGTGAAGGGCAACCCGGGCTTCCTGGTGTCCATCCCCGCGTCGCTGCGCTACGTGCGTGAGGGCTTCGCGCGGCGGCCGGAGCTGCGCAAGCTGCAGGACCTGGTGGCGAAGTACGTCCCGGAGCTGGCGGCCTGA
- a CDS encoding Stp1/IreP family PP2C-type Ser/Thr phosphatase: MRIKVAGSTHVGMKRNHNEDNFLMLPEEFLFCVADGMGGHSSGEIASRIAVDELGEFYKLTSKDQDSTWPFKMDKSRNYDENRLATGIKLANARIFEKACSESKYKGMGTTIVTVHFSQSAVYVGHVGDSRVYYFRGGALKQVTEDHSLLNDYLKAKKLSPEEIENFPHKNVIVRALGMKENVQVDVSRVEPQEDDVFLLCSDGLSGMVTDAQMQEILQRTPELEKACSQLIDMANAAGGNDNVTCVLARYHAA, translated from the coding sequence ATGCGCATCAAGGTAGCTGGCAGCACCCACGTTGGGATGAAGCGGAATCACAACGAGGACAACTTCCTGATGCTCCCGGAAGAGTTTCTCTTCTGCGTGGCGGATGGCATGGGCGGCCACTCGTCTGGAGAAATCGCCAGCCGCATCGCGGTGGACGAGCTCGGCGAGTTCTACAAGCTCACGTCCAAGGACCAGGACTCCACCTGGCCCTTCAAGATGGACAAGTCGCGCAACTATGACGAGAACCGGCTCGCCACCGGCATCAAGCTCGCCAACGCGCGCATCTTCGAGAAGGCCTGCTCCGAGTCCAAATACAAGGGCATGGGCACCACCATCGTCACGGTGCACTTCTCCCAGAGCGCCGTCTACGTGGGCCACGTCGGTGACAGCCGCGTCTACTACTTCCGCGGCGGCGCCCTGAAGCAGGTGACGGAGGACCACTCCCTGCTCAACGACTACCTCAAGGCGAAGAAGCTCTCGCCGGAGGAAATCGAGAACTTCCCCCACAAGAACGTCATCGTCCGCGCGCTGGGTATGAAGGAGAACGTCCAGGTGGATGTCTCCCGCGTGGAGCCGCAGGAAGACGACGTCTTCCTGCTCTGCTCGGACGGCCTGAGCGGCATGGTGACGGACGCGCAGATGCAGGAAATCCTGCAGCGCACGCCGGAGCTGGAGAAGGCCTGCTCGCAGCTCATCGACATGGCCAACGCCGCGGGCGGCAACGACAACGTCACCTGCGTGCTGGCCCGCTACCACGCCGCCTGA
- a CDS encoding nucleotidyltransferase family protein produces the protein MKAMVLCAGLGTRLRPLTERWPKPAMPFLGQPLLRYHLAVLKAAGVTAVGINTHHLPDTMEAVARAECARAGLPLHVVNEPVIQGTGGGIRGLRDFLSDGDFIVFNGDILYPVDLRPVVAVHQASGALATMVLQPMPAGETYAAVELDAEGRVRRIAAHGPGGEGLSPWHFTGVHVMSPRVFDFMSPQGEEDINRGVYVRAMEAGQTVRGVRVDGYWSDLGTPSRYLSTVQDVLAGRVRLEWLGADSPLAGTARGASGTWAHAEARLDGTAEGPVYLGRGSAVAAGATVGPGVSLEPGAKVASGARLSRATVFEDTEVSSGESLSEVLAWGAHRIAAPLKGR, from the coding sequence ATGAAGGCCATGGTCCTCTGCGCGGGCCTGGGCACGCGCCTGCGCCCGCTCACCGAACGCTGGCCCAAGCCGGCGATGCCGTTTCTGGGGCAGCCGCTGCTGCGCTACCACCTGGCGGTGCTGAAGGCCGCGGGCGTGACGGCGGTGGGCATCAACACCCACCACCTGCCGGACACCATGGAGGCCGTGGCCCGCGCCGAGTGCGCCCGCGCGGGGCTGCCGCTGCACGTGGTGAATGAGCCCGTCATCCAGGGCACCGGCGGCGGCATTCGCGGCCTGCGGGACTTCCTGTCGGACGGCGACTTCATCGTCTTCAACGGCGACATCCTCTACCCGGTGGACCTGCGGCCGGTGGTGGCCGTGCATCAGGCGTCCGGCGCGCTGGCCACCATGGTGCTGCAGCCCATGCCAGCGGGGGAGACCTACGCGGCGGTGGAGCTGGACGCGGAGGGCCGCGTGCGCCGCATCGCCGCCCACGGCCCCGGCGGTGAAGGCCTGTCGCCGTGGCACTTTACCGGTGTGCACGTGATGTCGCCGCGCGTCTTCGACTTCATGTCGCCGCAAGGTGAGGAGGACATCAACCGCGGCGTCTATGTCCGCGCCATGGAAGCGGGGCAGACGGTGCGCGGCGTGCGGGTGGACGGGTACTGGTCCGACCTGGGCACGCCGTCGCGCTACCTCTCCACCGTGCAGGACGTTCTCGCCGGGCGCGTGCGGCTGGAGTGGCTGGGCGCGGACTCACCGCTGGCGGGGACCGCGCGCGGCGCGAGTGGCACCTGGGCGCACGCGGAGGCCCGCCTGGACGGCACGGCGGAGGGCCCGGTGTACCTGGGACGGGGCAGCGCGGTGGCTGCCGGAGCCACCGTGGGGCCGGGCGTGTCGCTGGAGCCGGGCGCGAAGGTGGCTTCGGGGGCGCGGCTCTCGCGAGCCACCGTCTTCGAGGACACCGAGGTGTCCTCCGGGGAGTCGCTCTCCGAGGTGCTCGCCTGGGGCGCGCACCGGATTGCCGCGCCGCTGAAGGGGCGCTGA
- a CDS encoding DUF192 domain-containing protein, with protein MRWKVNNETRQRLLADRADKATSFLQRFKGLMGRRSLEVGEGLHIVPCNSIHTFFMRIPIDVLFLDAQGRIVKQMPALPPWRATSVYFQSRSVLELPAGVLAASGTQEGDVLSFEPVP; from the coding sequence ATGCGCTGGAAGGTGAACAACGAGACGCGGCAACGGCTGCTGGCGGACCGGGCCGACAAGGCCACCTCGTTCCTCCAACGGTTCAAGGGACTCATGGGGCGCCGCTCGCTGGAGGTGGGCGAGGGGCTCCATATCGTCCCTTGCAACTCCATCCACACTTTCTTCATGCGCATCCCCATTGACGTGCTGTTCCTGGACGCCCAGGGCCGCATCGTCAAGCAGATGCCCGCCTTGCCGCCCTGGCGTGCGACATCCGTGTATTTCCAGTCACGCTCGGTCCTGGAGCTTCCCGCGGGTGTCCTGGCGGCCAGCGGCACCCAGGAAGGCGATGTGCTGAGCTTCGAGCCGGTTCCTTGA
- a CDS encoding tRNA (cytidine(34)-2'-O)-methyltransferase: MLEPLARPLHLVLVSPQIPPNTGNVARLCAVTGCRLILVEPLGFSIDDRQLKRAGLDYWDKVFLRLYPTYAAYVADYPEARRWLFSARAETSLYEARFEEGDHLVFGSEVSGLAPEVMEGGTGTAVTIPMMEDRRSLNLSTSVGIGTYEALRQVRFTGAGRQAPPAS, translated from the coding sequence ATGCTCGAGCCCCTGGCGCGTCCTCTCCACCTGGTCCTCGTTTCTCCCCAGATTCCCCCCAACACCGGCAACGTCGCCCGCCTGTGCGCGGTGACCGGTTGCCGGCTCATCCTGGTGGAGCCCCTGGGCTTCTCCATTGACGACCGGCAGCTCAAGCGGGCGGGGCTGGACTACTGGGACAAGGTATTTCTCCGCCTGTATCCAACCTACGCGGCCTATGTGGCGGACTACCCGGAGGCCCGGCGGTGGCTGTTCTCGGCCAGGGCTGAGACATCCCTGTATGAGGCCCGGTTCGAGGAGGGGGACCACCTGGTGTTCGGCTCGGAGGTGTCCGGGCTGGCGCCGGAGGTGATGGAGGGGGGCACGGGGACGGCCGTCACCATTCCCATGATGGAGGACCGCCGGAGCCTGAACCTGTCCACGTCGGTGGGAATCGGGACCTATGAGGCTCTGCGACAGGTCCGTTTCACCGGAGCGGGCAGGCAAGCACCCCCGGCAAGTTGA